A genomic segment from Mycobacteriales bacterium encodes:
- a CDS encoding PaaX family transcriptional regulator C-terminal domain-containing protein — protein MSTAPILSRRDAAGAESARGLLLTLLGEFVLPSGGSAWTSAVIDALGRLGVEQKATRQALMRTAGAGWLTSERVGRRTSWRLTPAAERLLTEGTERIYGFTPGLADWDGRWLLVLARAPETDRPLRHLLKTRLTWAGLGSPAPGVWVSTRVDRVGEVEKVLGEAGVLEGAHVFVAEHTGHGDLAAMVAQAWDLSAVEDGYRQFLDDFAAAGAADPLVRLVELVHAWRRFPSLDPSLPDALLPAQWSGTVAATLFRRRHASWSVRARTEWTRLNEAGA, from the coding sequence ATGTCGACCGCCCCGATCCTGTCGCGACGGGACGCGGCCGGGGCCGAGAGCGCCCGCGGCCTGCTGCTGACGCTGCTGGGCGAGTTCGTCCTGCCGTCCGGCGGCTCGGCCTGGACCTCGGCGGTCATCGACGCGCTGGGCCGGCTCGGGGTCGAGCAGAAGGCCACCCGGCAGGCGCTCATGCGCACCGCCGGCGCCGGCTGGCTCACCTCCGAGCGCGTCGGCCGGCGCACCAGCTGGCGGCTCACCCCGGCCGCCGAGCGGCTGCTCACCGAGGGCACCGAGCGCATCTACGGCTTCACCCCCGGGCTGGCCGACTGGGACGGCCGCTGGCTGCTGGTGCTGGCCCGGGCCCCGGAGACCGACCGCCCGCTGCGGCACCTGCTCAAGACCCGGCTGACCTGGGCCGGGCTCGGCAGCCCGGCGCCGGGCGTCTGGGTCAGCACCCGGGTCGACCGGGTCGGCGAGGTGGAGAAGGTGCTCGGCGAGGCCGGCGTGCTGGAGGGTGCGCACGTGTTCGTCGCCGAGCACACCGGCCACGGCGACCTCGCCGCGATGGTCGCCCAGGCCTGGGACCTGAGCGCGGTCGAGGACGGCTACCGGCAGTTCCTGGACGACTTCGCCGCGGCCGGTGCGGCCGACCCGCTCGTCCGGCTGGTCGAGCTGGTGCACGCCTGGCGCCGGTTCCCCTCCCTGGACCCGTCGCTGCCGGACGCGCTGCTGCCCGCGCAGTGGAGCGGCACGGTCGCGGCGACGCTGTTCCGGCGCCGGCACGCCTCCTGGTCCGTCCGGGCCCGGACCGAATGGACCCGGCTCAACGAGGCGGGCGCCTGA
- a CDS encoding pyridoxamine 5'-phosphate oxidase family protein: MTDLAAHARSLLAATLYLTLGTADADGRPWTAPVYFAPAGITEFYWVSATDAVHSRQLAARPQVSLVVFDSTVAPYHGRAVYALGEATELSGAELDRGLAAYPRDDGRGASGVSREDVSGAAPYRLYRATAAELWVLCPRDPGHPCSLHGLSQDHRAGVPLR, from the coding sequence ATGACCGATCTTGCGGCTCATGCGCGGTCCCTGCTGGCGGCGACGCTCTACCTGACGCTGGGTACGGCCGACGCGGACGGGCGGCCGTGGACCGCGCCGGTCTACTTCGCCCCGGCCGGGATCACCGAGTTCTACTGGGTCTCGGCCACCGACGCCGTGCACTCCCGGCAGCTCGCCGCGCGGCCGCAGGTGAGCCTGGTCGTCTTCGACTCGACCGTGGCGCCGTACCACGGGCGGGCCGTGTACGCGCTGGGCGAGGCGACGGAGCTGTCCGGGGCCGAGCTCGACCGCGGGCTGGCGGCCTACCCGCGCGACGACGGCCGGGGCGCGAGCGGGGTGAGCCGGGAGGACGTCAGCGGGGCGGCGCCGTACCGGCTGTACCGGGCGACGGCGGCGGAGCTGTGGGTGTTGTGCCCGCGCGATCCCGGGCACCCGTGCTCCCTCCACGGACTCTCCCAGGACCATCGCGCCGGTGTCCCGCTGCGCTGA
- a CDS encoding alpha/beta hydrolase produces MTQPTIVLVHGAWADASSWNAVASDLQGRGFTVLAPTNLLHGVESDAAYVASFLAQRTSGPVVLVGHSYGGFVITNAGTGGGDVTALVYVDAFIPEEGETVFQLLGGSGSAFDIPDPTAVFDIAGFPGAAEGDAEAFLKPDTVHNSFAQDLPAADRWLIAAGQRPPALSANTTPSKVAAWKTLPSWAVVGTEDRVIPPALQRRMAERAGATITEVAGSHVSMVSHPQTTIDAILAAVAATTD; encoded by the coding sequence ATGACGCAGCCCACGATCGTTCTCGTGCACGGGGCCTGGGCCGACGCCTCGAGCTGGAACGCAGTGGCGTCCGACCTGCAGGGCCGGGGCTTCACCGTCCTCGCGCCGACGAACCTGCTGCACGGGGTGGAGAGCGACGCCGCGTACGTCGCCTCGTTCCTGGCCCAGCGGACGAGCGGGCCGGTCGTGCTCGTCGGCCACTCGTACGGCGGGTTCGTCATCACCAACGCCGGCACCGGCGGCGGCGACGTGACGGCGCTCGTCTACGTCGACGCGTTCATCCCGGAGGAGGGCGAGACCGTCTTCCAGCTGCTGGGCGGGTCCGGGTCCGCGTTCGACATCCCCGACCCGACGGCGGTCTTCGACATCGCGGGCTTCCCCGGGGCGGCCGAGGGCGACGCCGAGGCCTTCCTCAAGCCCGACACGGTGCACAACTCCTTCGCCCAGGACCTGCCGGCGGCCGACCGCTGGCTGATCGCGGCCGGGCAGCGGCCGCCCGCACTGAGTGCCAACACGACCCCGTCGAAGGTCGCGGCCTGGAAGACGCTGCCGAGCTGGGCAGTCGTCGGCACCGAGGACCGCGTCATCCCGCCGGCCCTGCAGCGCCGGATGGCCGAGCGCGCGGGCGCCACGATCACCGAGGTGGCCGGCTCGCACGTCTCGATGGTGTCCCACCCCCAGACCACCATCGACGCCATCCTCGCCGCGGTCGCCGCCACGACCGACTAG
- a CDS encoding alpha/beta hydrolase, producing the protein MTTHILATDEVDLAYDLHGPADGRPLLFMVGQPMAADGFSTLAGLFPDRTVVTYDPRGLGRSTRKDGRTDHDPAVQAEDVHALIEALDAGPVEMFASSGGAVTALALVAAHPGDVTTLVAHEPPLIPVLPDAEAAARARAGVRDVYEANGSHAGMAAFIVMSSWPGEYTDDYFAQPAPDPAAFGMPSDDDGSRGDPLLSDRSWAVSSYRPDFDALAAAPTRVVIAVAEESGDAFTGRATVATAERLGQTATVFPSHHGGFVGGGSGYAGKPEEFARTLRAVLDA; encoded by the coding sequence ATGACGACGCACATCCTCGCGACCGACGAGGTCGATCTCGCCTACGACCTGCACGGACCGGCGGACGGGCGGCCGCTGTTGTTCATGGTCGGCCAGCCGATGGCGGCCGACGGGTTCAGCACGCTGGCCGGGCTCTTCCCGGACCGCACCGTGGTCACGTACGACCCCCGCGGGCTCGGGCGCAGCACCCGCAAGGACGGCCGGACCGACCACGACCCCGCGGTCCAGGCCGAGGACGTGCACGCGCTGATCGAGGCGCTGGACGCCGGCCCGGTCGAGATGTTCGCCAGCAGCGGCGGCGCGGTGACGGCGCTGGCGCTGGTGGCGGCGCACCCCGGCGACGTGACCACGCTGGTCGCGCACGAGCCGCCGCTGATCCCGGTGCTGCCGGACGCCGAGGCCGCGGCGCGGGCCCGGGCCGGCGTCCGCGACGTCTACGAGGCCAACGGGTCGCACGCCGGGATGGCCGCGTTCATCGTGATGTCCTCCTGGCCGGGGGAGTACACCGACGACTACTTCGCGCAGCCCGCGCCGGATCCGGCCGCCTTCGGGATGCCGTCGGACGATGACGGCTCCCGGGGCGACCCGCTGCTGTCGGACCGGTCGTGGGCGGTCAGCAGCTACCGGCCCGACTTCGACGCGCTCGCGGCGGCGCCGACGCGGGTCGTGATCGCGGTCGCCGAGGAGTCCGGGGACGCTTTCACCGGCCGTGCGACGGTGGCGACGGCGGAGCGGCTCGGGCAGACGGCGACGGTCTTCCCGAGCCACCACGGCGGCTTCGTGGGCGGCGGGTCCGGCTACGCCGGCAAGCCGGAGGAGTTCGCCCGGACCCTCCGCGCGGTCCTCGACGCCTAG
- a CDS encoding DUF4386 domain-containing protein produces the protein MRTDHARTTAFVAGTLYLVTFVSSIPAALYLLTPVLDDPGYILGAGSDTRVLWGCLLDVVNAFAGIGTAVALFPVMKKYGESAALGFVTSRTIEAAVVMIGVVSLLGIVTLKQNGAGADPDTMVATGRSLVAVRDWTLLLGPGLMPAFSALLLGSLMYRSRLVPRIIPMMGLVGGPLLMASVVGTLFGHVGQFSSVGSLLALPVAAWELSLGIYLVVKGFKPVAAASREPVLVA, from the coding sequence ATGCGCACTGACCACGCCCGGACGACCGCCTTCGTGGCGGGCACCCTCTACCTCGTCACCTTCGTCAGCTCGATCCCGGCCGCGCTCTACCTCCTCACGCCGGTGCTCGACGACCCCGGCTACATCCTCGGCGCCGGCAGCGACACCCGGGTGCTCTGGGGCTGCCTGCTCGACGTGGTCAACGCCTTCGCCGGCATCGGCACGGCGGTCGCCCTGTTCCCGGTGATGAAGAAGTACGGCGAGAGCGCCGCGCTCGGCTTCGTCACCTCCCGGACGATCGAGGCCGCGGTCGTCATGATCGGCGTCGTCAGCCTGCTCGGCATCGTGACGCTCAAGCAGAACGGGGCCGGGGCGGACCCGGACACGATGGTGGCCACCGGCCGTTCGCTCGTCGCCGTCCGCGACTGGACGCTGCTGCTCGGCCCCGGCCTCATGCCGGCGTTCAGCGCACTGCTGCTGGGCTCGCTGATGTACCGCTCCCGGCTCGTGCCGCGGATCATCCCGATGATGGGCCTCGTCGGCGGTCCCCTGCTGATGGCCTCCGTCGTCGGGACGCTGTTCGGGCACGTCGGCCAGTTCTCCTCCGTCGGCAGCCTGCTCGCCCTCCCGGTCGCGGCCTGGGAGCTGTCCCTCGGCATCTATCTGGTCGTGAAGGGCTTCAAGCCGGTCGCCGCCGCGTCCCGGGAGCCCGTCCTCGTCGCCTGA
- a CDS encoding class I SAM-dependent methyltransferase → MTTTEIPAIDHAKLEAFVGQAVVDMGAAISGLLLHLGDRLGLYKAMAGAGPITSADLAARTGTTERYVREWLGNQTAGGYVVHDPAEDTYELPAEQAMVVANEESPVFLGGAFEAIASCYSDHEVFAEAFRTGAGVSWRDHDHRLFSGVLRLFRPGYAAHLVPEWLPALDGVVEKLRAGASVADVGCGLGASTIILAQAFERSTFAGFDVHQESIDAARTAAAEAGVAQRARFDVAAAKDLPGQGYDLVCLFDALHDMGDPVGAARRIRQAMAPDGTLLLVEPYAGDTLEENANPVGRAYYGLSTVICTPGSLAQEVGLGLGAQAGQRRLTAVLREAGFTHVRRATETPFNLILEARP, encoded by the coding sequence GTGACCACCACCGAGATCCCGGCGATCGACCACGCGAAGCTGGAGGCGTTCGTCGGACAGGCGGTCGTCGACATGGGCGCCGCCATCTCCGGGCTGCTGCTGCACCTCGGCGACCGGCTCGGCCTGTACAAGGCGATGGCCGGCGCCGGTCCGATCACCTCCGCCGACCTGGCGGCCCGCACCGGCACCACCGAGCGGTACGTCCGCGAGTGGCTCGGCAACCAGACCGCCGGCGGCTACGTCGTGCACGACCCGGCCGAGGACACGTACGAGCTGCCGGCCGAGCAGGCGATGGTGGTCGCGAACGAGGAGAGCCCGGTCTTCCTCGGCGGCGCCTTCGAGGCCATCGCCTCCTGCTACTCCGACCACGAGGTGTTCGCGGAGGCGTTCCGCACCGGGGCCGGGGTGAGCTGGCGCGACCACGACCACCGCCTGTTCTCCGGTGTGCTGCGGCTGTTCCGGCCCGGGTACGCCGCCCACCTCGTCCCGGAGTGGCTGCCGGCCCTCGACGGGGTGGTGGAGAAGCTGCGGGCGGGCGCGAGCGTGGCCGACGTCGGCTGCGGGCTCGGCGCCTCCACGATCATCCTGGCCCAGGCCTTCGAGCGGTCGACGTTCGCGGGCTTCGACGTCCACCAGGAGTCGATCGACGCCGCCCGGACGGCCGCGGCGGAGGCGGGCGTGGCGCAGCGGGCGAGGTTCGACGTCGCCGCCGCGAAGGATCTTCCCGGCCAGGGCTACGACCTGGTCTGCCTGTTCGACGCGCTGCACGACATGGGTGACCCGGTCGGCGCCGCCCGCCGCATCCGGCAGGCGATGGCCCCCGACGGCACACTGCTGCTGGTCGAGCCGTACGCCGGGGACACCCTGGAGGAGAACGCGAACCCGGTGGGCCGCGCGTACTACGGCCTGTCCACCGTCATCTGCACGCCCGGCTCGCTGGCGCAGGAGGTCGGGCTCGGACTCGGCGCCCAGGCCGGGCAACGGCGGCTGACCGCCGTGCTGCGGGAGGCCGGCTTCACACACGTACGGCGGGCGACCGAGACCCCGTTCAACCTCATCCTGGAGGCCAGGCCGTAG